A region of Burkholderiales bacterium DNA encodes the following proteins:
- a CDS encoding serine/threonine protein kinase encodes MATQPNRALPEGYQLLNYKVVKQLSGGGFSIVYLAHDENGVPVAIKEYLPSQLVLREEGSVVQATSAENLATFRYGMKCFFEEGRALAKINHPNVVRVINFFRANETVYMVMRYERGKTLQEEIQSRKRTVKESFIRRVFAELLNGLREVHTHRLLHLDIKPANIYIRLDGSPVLLDFGAARQTLTNEKPRLSPMYTPGFAAPEQYKNRDILGPWTDIYSVGASMFACLAGFAPQAADQRLQNDKLVSAKKLWGGQYSDQLLEIIDWCLQLNYMDRPQSVFQLQKALMEVVPGPEKKKSLIDSIKTTLTREIF; translated from the coding sequence ATGGCGACACAACCCAACCGGGCTCTGCCGGAAGGCTATCAACTGCTCAACTACAAGGTGGTCAAGCAGCTTTCCGGCGGAGGCTTTTCCATCGTCTATCTGGCGCACGATGAAAACGGCGTGCCGGTGGCCATCAAAGAATATCTGCCGAGCCAGCTCGTGCTGCGCGAGGAAGGCTCCGTCGTCCAGGCCACCAGCGCCGAAAACCTCGCCACCTTCCGCTATGGCATGAAATGCTTTTTCGAGGAAGGGCGGGCGCTGGCCAAGATCAACCATCCCAACGTGGTGCGGGTGATCAACTTTTTCCGCGCCAATGAGACCGTCTACATGGTCATGCGCTATGAGCGCGGCAAGACCCTGCAGGAGGAAATCCAGTCCCGCAAGCGCACGGTGAAGGAAAGTTTCATCCGCCGCGTCTTCGCCGAGCTATTGAATGGGCTGCGGGAGGTACACACCCACCGCCTGTTGCACCTCGACATCAAGCCCGCCAACATCTACATCCGTCTCGATGGTTCGCCGGTCCTGCTGGATTTCGGCGCCGCGCGGCAGACCCTGACCAACGAGAAGCCCCGGCTGTCCCCCATGTACACGCCGGGGTTTGCCGCGCCGGAGCAATACAAGAACCGCGACATCCTCGGCCCCTGGACAGATATCTACAGCGTCGGCGCCAGCATGTTCGCCTGCCTGGCCGGTTTCGCCCCCCAGGCGGCGGACCAGCGTCTGCAGAACGACAAGCTGGTCTCGGCGAAGAAACTCTGGGGCGGCCAGTATTCGGACCAGCTCCTTGAAATCATCGACTGGTGCCTGCAACTCAATTACATGGATCGCCCGCAGAGCGTGTTCCAGTTGCAGAAGGCCCTCATGGAAGTGGTGCCTGGCCCGGAAAAGAAAAAATCCCTCATCGACAGCATCAAGACGACGCTGA
- the gmk gene encoding guanylate kinase — protein MSGNVFVVSAPSGAGKTSLVRALLAADPQVKLSISYTTRPPRPGEVDGMHYHFVSVEQFMEMLNRGEFLESAEVYGNYYGTSQRWIEEQLAAGTDILLEIDWQGAAQVRRLMPKAVSIFILPPSLEALRQRLTGRGQDSEAVIERRLAAAREDMSHVGEFDYVIINDDFDTASRDLQAVVRAQRLRVEAQLARHAHLLKALLG, from the coding sequence ATGTCTGGCAATGTATTCGTCGTCTCCGCGCCCTCGGGCGCGGGCAAGACCAGCCTGGTGCGGGCGCTGCTCGCCGCCGACCCCCAGGTGAAGCTTTCCATCTCCTACACCACGCGCCCGCCCCGCCCGGGGGAGGTGGACGGGATGCACTATCACTTCGTCTCCGTGGAGCAGTTCATGGAGATGCTGAACCGGGGGGAATTCCTGGAAAGCGCCGAAGTCTATGGCAACTACTACGGCACCTCCCAGCGCTGGATCGAAGAGCAGCTCGCGGCGGGCACCGATATCCTGCTGGAAATCGATTGGCAGGGCGCAGCCCAGGTGCGACGGCTGATGCCGAAGGCGGTTTCCATCTTCATCCTCCCCCCCTCGCTGGAGGCCTTGCGGCAGCGGCTGACGGGGCGCGGGCAGGACAGCGAGGCCGTCATCGAACGGCGGCTTGCCGCCGCGCGGGAGGACATGAGCCACGTGGGGGAATTCGATTATGTTATCATCAACGATGATTTCGACACGGCGAGCCGCGATCTTCAGGCCGTCGTGCGCGCCCAGCGCCTGCGTGTGGAAGCCCAACTGGCGCGCCACGCCCACCTGCTCAAGGCCTTGCTGGGCTG
- a CDS encoding YicC family protein, protein MIYSMTGFAAASREMVGGTLNLELKSVNGRYLDLQFRLAEELRALEPLLRERLAARLARGKVECRLFLTPRRDAVPRLVINAGLLERLLALEGEIRTAAPAAAPLAVADLLRWPGMIVTEEVSREALAEAVEALLATALAELDATRAREGEKLAGLIRERLAALRQLVERVRPRLPAVIAALGERLAARLREAGVAVDEERVRQEIVLFAQRVDVDEELSRLTAHLVEVERVLAQGGAVGKRLDFLMQELNREANTLGAKSLDAEVSRIAMEMKVLIEQMREQVQNIE, encoded by the coding sequence ATGATCTACAGCATGACGGGCTTCGCGGCGGCAAGCCGGGAGATGGTGGGCGGCACGCTCAACCTGGAACTGAAGTCCGTCAACGGCCGTTACCTGGACCTGCAGTTCCGCCTCGCCGAGGAGCTGCGTGCCCTGGAGCCCTTGCTACGGGAAAGGCTTGCGGCACGGCTTGCGCGGGGCAAGGTGGAATGCCGCCTGTTCCTCACCCCGAGGCGGGATGCGGTGCCGCGGCTGGTCATCAACGCCGGGCTCCTTGAGCGCCTGCTTGCGCTGGAGGGGGAAATCCGCACCGCGGCGCCCGCCGCCGCCCCTTTGGCGGTGGCGGACCTGTTGCGCTGGCCGGGCATGATTGTCACCGAGGAAGTCTCGCGGGAGGCTTTGGCCGAGGCGGTGGAGGCACTGCTTGCCACCGCGCTTGCGGAGCTCGATGCCACCCGCGCCCGGGAAGGGGAGAAACTCGCCGGCCTCATCCGGGAACGGCTGGCGGCCCTGCGCCAGCTCGTGGAACGGGTGCGACCCCGGCTGCCGGCAGTGATTGCCGCCCTTGGGGAGCGCCTCGCTGCCCGCCTGCGGGAGGCGGGTGTCGCGGTGGATGAGGAGCGGGTGCGCCAGGAGATTGTGCTTTTCGCCCAGCGCGTCGACGTGGATGAGGAGCTCTCCCGCCTGACTGCCCACCTGGTGGAGGTGGAGCGGGTGCTGGCCCAGGGCGGGGCGGTGGGCAAGCGTCTGGATTTCCTCATGCAGGAACTCAACCGGGAGGCCAACACCCTGGGCGCCAAGTCGCTGGATGCGGAAGTCTCCCGCATCGCCATGGAGATGAAGGTGCTCATCGAGCAGATGCGGGAACAGGTGCAGAACATCGAGTGA